One genomic segment of Panulirus ornatus isolate Po-2019 chromosome 3, ASM3632096v1, whole genome shotgun sequence includes these proteins:
- the LOC139763321 gene encoding uncharacterized protein, with the protein MAAYAICLGALLAVISLTAAAPGTFFLRRRYFPAPHLVTRRARAAESSSGEDGGTKFLDDATGMPASAPRALPAPLVGVTSADIPGVLFKTDSVYHMQSPSGVQVSRARASTEAAVPVATSGAPLQASAEPQPEVNREATYPVIAGGASLVDDPVPATGGILDGAPTTPPEIHFQKPIVASASTTGVAPAPTKPLKHDGALASVAPSQYSPASLSRAPLKAEPASAPGVPKEAAPAGTSEIFQPPVSGDQAPVSVAPLKTPSGSLAASGVSSKSSAAVTTWTPTPANIVLEVPKYEANLTPAPGLAAGPAPAPEAPLAAGPAPAPGLVAGPAPAPGLAAVTAPAPEAPLAAGPAPAPGLAAVPAPAPEAPLAAGPAPALGLAAGPTPAPGTPLAAGPAPPGLAASPAPTPGLAAGPAPAPGLAPYPAPTPSLAAGTAPAPGLAAGPAPASGLAALPTPTPGLAAGSAPTPGLEAGPITAPGLAAGPAPAPGLALSAAGQAPAPGALSAAGPAPAPGLTTDPAPATGLAAGPAAAPSLAAGPAPAPGTPSAAGSAPAPSLAPYPAPTPGLAAGPAPAPGLAAGPAPAPGLAAGPTPTPGLAAGAAPTPSLEAGPKPAPGLAAGLAPALGLALSAAGPAPAPGALSAAGPAPAPSLTTDPAPAPGSAAGPALSPGALSAAGPAPAPGLTTDPAPATGLAAGPALSPGALSAAGPAPAPSLAAGPAPAPGTPSAAGSAPAPSLAPYPAPAPGLAAGPAPAPGLAAGPTSAPGFAADPAPAPGLAASPAHAPGTPSAAGPAPAPSLAAGPAPAPGTPSAAGPAPAPSLAAYPTPAAGAPSAVDPAPAPSLAVGPAPAPGTPSAGGSAPAPSSAPYPAPAPGLAAGPAPAPGLAADPAPAPSLAASPAPAPAAPSAADPAPAPGLAAGPAPAPGAPLAVGPVPAPGSATDPAPAPSLAAGPAPAPGIPSAAGPAPAPGAPSATGPAPAPSLVAYPAPAAGVPSAVGPAPAPSLAAGPAPAPGTPSAAGSAFAPSLAPYPAPAAGAPSSVGPAPAPGAPLAADPAPAPGDPSAAGPAPAPAPGLAAGPTPANGTPLAAGEATAPGAPSATDPATAPSLAAYPASTAGAPSAVGPAPAAGAPLAAADPAAPAAGAPLAADPAAPAAGAPLAAADPAAPADGAPLAAAGPAAPAAGAPLAAADPATPATGAPLAAADPATPAAEAPLAAADPAAPAAGAPLAALDPAAPAAGAPLAAAGPGTPAAGAPLAAAGPGTPAAGAPLAAAGPGTPAAGAPLAAADPAAPAAGAPSAAAGPGTPAAGAPLAAAGPGTPAAGAPSAAADPAAPAAGAPSAAAGPGTPAAGAPLAAAGPGTPAAGAPLAAAGPGTPAAGAPLAAAGPGTPAAGAPSAAAGPGTPAAGAPLAAAGPGTPAAGAPLAAAGPAAPAAGAPLAPAGPAAPAAGAPLAAAGPAAPAAGAPLAAAGPAAPAAGAPSAAAGPGTPAAGAPLAAAGPGTPAAGAPLAAAGPGTPAAGAPLAAAGPGTPAAGAPSAAAGPGTPAAGAPLAAAGPGTPAAGAPLAAAGPAAPAAGAPLAPAGPAAPAAGAPLAAAGPAAPASQVQLQADSPALPGVPPGATPGMPSRYAPGNPLVSVEAALAPTSDDSSEAADQPSSSGPTVAAYRPQVSGGLLEAQQPSVFQAPLESGLPLAEGASPTAVPEAPLPAAAPPTAVPEAPLTAPSPPPTAVPEAPLPVAAPPTVMPEAPLLAAAPPAMPEAPLMPPAPPAMPEAPLMPPAPPAMPEAPFMPPTYPVMPEAPLMPPTPPAMPEAPLMPPAPPAMPEAPLLPPAPPAMPEAPLMPPAPPAAMPEAPLMPPAPPTAMPEAPLMPPAPPTAMPEAPLAAAAPPTAMPEAPLMPPAPPTAMPEAPLAAAAPPTAMPEAP; encoded by the exons ATGGCCGCCTACGCGATTTGTCTAGGG GCACTGCTGGCGGTAATATCCTTGACCGCAGCCGCTCCTGGAACCTTCTTCCTTCGTCGGAGATACTTCCCCGCGCCTCATTTGGTCACGAGAAGGGCACGAGCAGCAGAGTCTTCATCTGGAGAAGATGGTGGCACCAAATTCTTGGATGATGCTACTGGCATGCCAGCAAGTGCCCCCAGAGCGCTTCCAGCACCCTTGGTAGGGGTCACTTCAGCCGACATCCCAGGAGTCCTCTTCAAGACAGACTCAGTGTACCATATGCAGTCTCCTTCAGGAGTCCAGGTTTCCAGAGCAAGGGCGTCCACGGAGGCTGCTGTTCCAGTTGCCACTTCTGGAGCTCCTCTACAGGCTTCGGCTGAGCCACAACCCGAGGTGAATAGGGAAGCTACTTATCCTGTCATCGCCGGTGGGGCCAGCTTGGTTGACGATCCAGTACCGGCCACTGGAGGCATTCTGGATGGTGCCCCTACGACTCCACCAGAGATTCATTTCCAGAAACCCATAGTAGCCTCAGCATCCACCACTGGAGTTGCACCTGCTCCCACCAAGCCCCTGAAACATGATGGAGCACTTGCCTCTGTCGCTCCCTCACAATACAGCCCAGCGTCACTCTCTAGGGCCCCTTTGAAGGCTGAGCCAGCAAGTGCTCCTGGGGTTCCTAAAGAGGCTGCTCCTGCAGGTACTTCTGAGATCTTCCAGCCGCCTGTTTCAGGAGACCAGGCACCCGTTTCTGTGGCTCCCTTGAAAACGCCCTCGGGATCTCTGGCGGCCTCTGGGGTCTCTTCGAAGTCTTCTGCAGCGGTAACAACCTGGACCCCGACGCCGGCTAACATAGTCCTCGAAGTGCCGAAATACGAAGCCAACTTAACACCAGCGCCTGGCTTAGCAGCTGGTCCAGCACCGGCGCCTGAAGCCCCCTTAGCTGCTGGTCCAGCACCTGCACCTGGCTTAGTAGCTGGTCCAGCACCTGCTCCTGGCTTAGCAGCTGTTACAGCACCTGCGCCTGAAGCCCCGTTAGCTGCTGGTCCAGCACCTGCTCCCGGCTTAGCAGCTGTTCCAGCACCTGCGCCTGAAGCCCCCTTAGCTGCTGGTCCAGCACCTGCGCTTGGCTTAGCAGCTGGTCCAACACCTGCGCCTGGAACGCCCTTAGCTGCTGGTCCAGCACCGCCTGGCTTAGCAGCTTCTCCAGCACCTACGCCTGGCTTAGCAGCTGGTCCAGCACCTGCGCCTGGCTTAGCACCTTATCCAGCACCTACGCCTAGCTTAGCAGCTGGTACAGCACCTGCGCCTGGTTTAGCAGCTGGTCCAGCACCTGCATCTGGCTTAGCAGCTCTTCCAACACCTACGCCTGGCTTAGCAGCTGGTTCAGCACCTACGCCTGGCTTAGAAGCTGGTCCAATAACTGCGCCTGGCTTAGCAGCTGGCCCAGCACCTGCGCCTGGCTTAGCCCTCTCAGCAGCTGGTCAAGCACCTGCTCCTGGAGCCCTCTCAGCAGCTGGTCCAGCACCTGCACCTGGCTTAACAACTGATCCAGCACCAGCTACTGGCTTAGCAGCTGGTCCAGCAGCTGCACCTAGCTTAGCAGCTGGTCCAGCACCTGCGCCTGGAACCCCCTCAGCAGCTGGTTCAGCACCTGCGCCTAGCTTAGCACCTTATCCAGCACCTACGCCTGGCTTAGCAGCTGGGCCAGCACCTGCGCCTGGCTTAGCAGCTGGTCCAGCACCTGCACCTGGCTTAGCAGCTGGTCCAACACCTACGCCTGGCTTAGCAGCTGGTGCAGCACCTACGCCTAGCTTAGAAGCTGGTCCAAAACCTGCGCCTGGCTTAGCAGCTGGCCTAGCACCTGCGCTTGGCTTAGCCCTCTCAGCAGCTGGTCCAGCACCTGCTCCTGGAGCCCTCTCAGCAGCTGGTCCAGCACCTGCACCTAGCTTAACAACTGATCCAGCACCAGCTCCTGGCTCAGCAGCTGGTCCAGCACTTTCTCCTGGAGCCCTCTCAGCAGCTGGTCCAGCACCTGCACCTGGCTTAACAACTGATCCAGCACCAGCTACTGGCTTAGCAGCTGGTCCAGCACTTTCTCCTGGAGCCCTCTCAGCAGCTGGTCCAGCACCTGCGCCTAGCTTAGCAGCTGGTCCAGCACCTGCGCCTGGAACCCCCTCAGCAGCTGGTTCAGCACCTGCGCCTAGCTTAGCACCTTATCCAGCACCTGCGCCTGGCTTAGCAGCTGGACCAGCACCTGCGCCTGGCTTAGCAGCTGGTCCAACATCTGCGCCTGGCTTTGCAGCTGATCCAGCACCTGCGCCTGGCTTAGCAGCTAGTCCAGCACATGCGCCTGGAACCCCCTCAGCAGCTGGTCCAGCACCTGCGCCTAGCTTAGCAGCTGGACCAGCACCTGCGCCCGGAACCCCCTCAGCAGCTGGTCCAGCACCTGCGCCTAGCTTAGCAGCTtatccaacacctgctgctggagCCCCCTCAGCCGTTGATCCAGCACCTGCACCTAGCTTAGCAGTTGGTCCAGCACCTGCGCCTGGAACCCCCTCAGCAGGTGGTTCAGCACCTGCGCCTAGCTCAGCACCTTATCCAGCACCTGCGCCTGGCTTAGCAGCTGGACCAGCACCTGCGCCTGGCTTAGCAGCTGATCCAGCACCTGCGCCTAGCTTAGCAGCTAGTCCAGCCCCTGCACCTGCAGCCCCTTCAGCAGCTGATCCAGCACCTGCGCCTGGTTTGGCAGCTGGTCCAGCACCTGCTCCTGGAGCCCCTTTAGCAGTTGGTCCAGTACCTGCACCTGGCTCAGCAACTGATCCAGCACCTGCGCCTAGCTTAGCAGCTGGACCAGCACCTGCGCCTGGAATCCCCTCAGCAGCTGGCCCAGCGCCTGCTCCTGGAGCCCCCTCAGCAACTGGTCCAGCACCTGCGCCTAGCTTAGTAGCTTATCCAGCACCTGCAGCTGGAGTCCCCTCAGCAGTTGGTCCAGCACCTGCACCTAGCTTAGCAGCTGGACCAGCACCTGCGCCTGGAACCCCCTCAGCAGCTGGTTCAGCATTTGCGCCTAGCTTAGCACCTTATCCAGCACCTGCTGCTGGAGCCCCCTCATCAGTTGGTCCAGCACCTGCGCCTGGAGCCCCCTTAGCAGCTGATCCAGCACCTGCGCCTGGAGATCCCTCAGCAGCTGGACCAGCACCTGCACCTGCGCCTGGATTAGCAGCTGGACCAACACCTGCGAATGGAACCCCCTTAGCAGCTGGTGAGGCAACTGCGCCTGGAGCCCCCTCAGCAACTGATCCAGCAACTGCGCCTAGCTTAGCAGCTTATCCAGCATCTACTGCTGGAGCCCCCTCAGCAGTTGGTCCAGCACCTGCGGCTGGAGCCCCCTTAGCAGCAGCTGATCCAGCAGCACCTGCGGCTGGAGCCCCCTTAGCAGCTGATCCAGCAGCACCTGCGGCTGGAGCCCCCTTAGCAGCAGCTGATCCAGCAGCACCTGCGGATGGAGCCCCCTTAGCAGCAGCTGGTCCAGCAGCACCTGCGGCTGGAGCCCCCTTAGCAGCAGCTGATCCAGCAACACCTGCGACTGGAGCCCCCTTAGCAGCAGCTGATCCAGCAACACCTGCGGCTGAAGCCCCCTTAGCAGCAGCTGATCCAGCAGCACCTGCGGCTGGAGCCCCCTTAGCAGCACTTGATCCAGCAGCACCTGCGGCTGGAGCCCCCTTAGCAGCAGCTGGTCCAGGAACACCTGCGGCTGGAGCCCCCTTAGCAGCAGCTGGTCCAGGAACACCTGCGGCTGGGGCCCCCTTAGCAGCAGCTGGTCCAGGAACACCTGCGGCTGGGGCCCCCTTAGCAGCAGCTGATCCAGCAGCACCTGCGGCTGGAGCCCCCTCAGCAGCAGCTGGTCCAGGAACACCTGCGGCTGGAGCCCCCTTAGCAGCAGCTGGTCCAGGAACACCTGCGGCTGGAGCCCCCTCAGCAGCAGCTGATCCAGCAGCACCTGCGGCTGGAGCCCCCTCAGCAGCAGCTGGTCCAGGAACACCTGCGGCTGGAGCCCCCTTAGCAGCAGCTGGTCCAGGAACACCTGCGGCTGGGGCCCCCTTAGCAGCAGCTGGTCCAGGAACACCTGCGGCTGGGGCCCCCTTAGCAGCAGCTGGTCCAGGAACACCTGCGGCTGGGGCCCCCTCAGCAGCAGCTGGTCCAGGAACACCTGCGGCTGGAGCCCCCTTAGCAGCAGCTGGTCCAGGAACACCTGCGGCTGGAGCCCCCTTAGCAGCAGCTGGTCCAGCAGCACCTGCGGCTGGGGCCCCCTTAGCACCAGCTGGTCCAGCAGCACCTGCGGCTGGAGCCCCCTTAGCAGCAGCTGGTCCAGCAGCACCTGCGGCTGGAGCCCCCTTAGCAGCAGCTGGTCCAGCAGCACCTGCGGCTGGAGCCCCCTCAGCAGCAGCTGGTCCAGGAACACCTGCGGCTGGAGCCCCCTTAGCAGCAGCTGGTCCAGGAACACCTGCGGCTGGGGCCCCCTTAGCAGCAGCTGGTCCAGGAACACCTGCGGCTGGGGCCCCCTTAGCAGCAGCTGGTCCAGGAACACCTGCGGCTGGGGCCCCCTCAGCAGCAGCTGGTCCAGGAACACCTGCGGCTGGAGCCCCCTTAGCAGCAGCTGGTCCAGGAACACCTGCGGCTGGAGCCCCCTTAGCAGCAGCTGGTCCAGCAGCACCTGCGGCTGGGGCCCCCTTAGCACCAGCTGGTCCAGCAGCACCTGCGGCTGGAGCCCCCTTAGCAGCAGCTGGTCCAGCAGCACCTGCCTCGCAAGTACAGCTGCAGGCTGACTCACCAGCTTTGCCTGGGGTTCCCCCAGGGGCCACGCCAGGGATGCCCTCACGGTACGCCCCTGGGAACCCACTGGTGTCCGTGGAGGCCGCCCTAGCGCCCACCTCAGACGACTCCTCGGAGGCTGCTGACCAGCCGTCATCCTCCGGGCCCACCGTGGCGGCTTACCGACCACAGGTCTCCGGGGGTCTCCTGGAAGCCCAGCAACCCTCCGTCTTCCAGGCGCCTCTGGAATCTGGCCTGCCACTCGCCGAAGGGGCATCTCCAACAGCCGTGCCTGAGGCTCCCTTACCGGCTGCCGCTCCTCCAACAGCCGTGCCTGAGGCTCCCTTAAcggctccttctcctcctccaacagccgTGCCTGAAGCTCCTTTACCGGTTGCAGCTCCTCCAACAGTCATGCCTGAAGCTCCCTTActggctgctgctcctccagccaTGCCTGAGGCTCCCTTaatgcctcctgctcctccagccATGCCTGAGGCTCCCTTaatgcctcctgctcctccagccATGCCTGAGGCTCCCTTTATGCCTCCTACTTATCCAGTCATGCCTGAGGCTCCCTTAATGCCTCCTACTCCTCCAGCTATGCCTGAGGCTCCCTTaatgcctcctgctcctccagccATGCCTGAGGCTCCCTTattgcctcctgctcctccagccATGCCTGAAGCTCCCTTaatgcctcctgctcctccagcaGCCATGCCTGAGGCTCCCTTaatgcctcctgctcctccaacaGCCATGCCTGAAGCTCCCTTaatgcctcctgctcctccaacaGCCATGCCTGAGGCGCCCTTAGCGGCTGCTGCTCCTCCAACAGCTATGCCTGAGGCTCCCTTaatgcctcctgctcctccaacaGCCATGCCTGAGGCTCCCTTAGCGGCTGCTGCTCCTCCAACAGCTATGCCTGAGGCTCCCTAa